One window of the Triticum dicoccoides isolate Atlit2015 ecotype Zavitan chromosome 3B, WEW_v2.0, whole genome shotgun sequence genome contains the following:
- the LOC119279728 gene encoding uncharacterized protein LOC119279728, producing MQPIGRRDSDRASPTERTLRSPDRGERRIDPELECGGRFHPSKTAGCVRPPQEFRNGIESIRSIPATGGAGTSPSARSHRPSAPSQRPAEQDPVRADPIQRVAERERHLLYWYYIMPPSLALYAHLTPAATSSSATCSDSAASYCPFLSSVIHHLKWLLDRTSAIRIADEEDDDVDNQIMDFAVADCVARTPSIEAGEALGSKGQG from the exons ATGCAGCCCATTGGAAGGAGGGACAGCGACCGCGCGAGCCCAACAGAGCGAACCCTAAGGAGTCCCGATCGAGGTGAGCGGCGCATCGATCCGGAATTAGAGTGTGGCGGCCGGTTCCATCCATCGAAGACCGCCGGCTGCGTCCGTCCACCTCAAGAGTTCAGGAATGGGATCGAGTCCATCCGGTCGATCCCAGCGACCGGAGGAGCGGGAACCAGTCCATCCGCTCGATCCCACCGACCATCTGCTCCATCCCAGCGACCAGCGGAGCAGGATCCGGTTCGAGCCGATCCAATACAGCGCGTGGCAGAGAGGGAGAGACACCTCCTCTACTG GTACTATATAATGCCTCCCTCCCTGGCTCTCTATGCACATCTTACTCCAGCAGCAACATCTTCTTCGGCGACATGCTCAG ATTCTGCAGCTTCCTATTGTCCATTTTTGTCCTCAGTCATTCATCATCTCAAATGGCTTTTGGACAG AACCTCCGCAATCCGCATCGccgacgaggaggacgacgatgtTGACAACCAGATCATGGACTTTGCAGTTGCCGACTGCGTGGCCCGCACGCCTTCCATCGAGGCCGGGGAGGCATTGGGTAGTAAGGGCCAAGGATAA